Proteins encoded within one genomic window of Glycine soja cultivar W05 chromosome 1, ASM419377v2, whole genome shotgun sequence:
- the LOC114413520 gene encoding transcription factor TGA2.2-like isoform X1, producing the protein MPFSSQRHSRIFLPSHTSLFLFSLMKNMQGFKTAQPSSQQLYCHSSFLLRGNDPNQNPARFSDLGEHHHFSAVFHQEDAADLSSSSMFSVKSSNVVGGSNMQYGTLNTNVGHAEIGSSGGGCMDTRQQLMYHKGVTMAALPLGNGQVENWADSGKADNSQQTDDTSTDIDTDDIIPCNRVKNGTRMVVHSKDETKVKPGDQKTLRRLAQNREAARKSRLRKKAYVQQLESSRVKLVQLEQELQRARQQGIFIATPGDQGHLAVGNGALAFDIDYAHWVDEHQRLLNDLRTAVNSQMSDSDLHILVDSVMAHYNELFRLKSLGTKADVLHIHNGMWKTPVERCFMWLGGFRSSELLKIIKNHLEPLTDQQLMGIYNLQQSSQQAEDALSQGLEALQQSLVETLSSISLGPTDSGNVVDYMGQMALAMGKLADLESFVRQADLLKQQTLQQLQRILTTRQTARALLVQTDYISRLRALSSLWLARPRE; encoded by the exons ATGCCATTCTCTTCTCAAAGACACAGCAGGATCTTCCTACCTTCTCACACTTCCTTGTTCTTGTTCTC TTTGATGAAAAATATGCAAGGCTTCAAGACAGCACAGCCAAGTTCACAACAACTCTATTGTCACTCTTCCTTCTTGCTTAG GGGAAATGACCCCAACCAAAACCCAGCGCGGTTCTCTGATCTTGGGGAGCATCACCATTTCTCTGCTGTTTTTCATCAAGAAGATGCTGCTGATTTAAGTTCAA GTTCTATGTTTAGTGTGAAGTCAAGCAATGTTGTTGGGGGCAGTAACATGCAGTATGGGACGCTGAACACG AATGTTGGGCATGCAGAGATTGGTTCAAGTGGGGGAGGGTGCATGGATACAAGACAGCAACTGATGTACCACAAAGGAGTGACTATGGCAGCCTTGCCTTTGGGGAATGGTCAAGTTGAGAATTGGGCTGATTCAGGCAAAGCAGATAATAGCCAACAGACTGATGATACATCCACAGATATTGATACTGATGATATAATCCCA TGCAATAGAGTTAAGAATGGGACACGAATGGTTGTTCACTCCAAGGATGAGACAAAGGTCAAACCTGGAGATCAAAAG ACCCTTCGTAGACTGGCTCAGAATCGGGAGGCTGCAAGGAAAAGTCGATTAAGGAAAAAG GCGTATGTACAACAGTTGGAGAGCAGCCGAGTAAAGCTTGTGCAATTAGAGCAAGAGCTTCAACGAGCACGTCAGCAG GGTATATTTATTGCGACTCCAGGGGATCAAGGTCATTTGGCTGTTGGAAATG GTGCCTTAGCATTTGACATAGACTATGCTCACTGGGTTGATGAGCATCAACGTCTTCTCAATGATCTAAGAACAGCAGTAAATTCTCAAATGAGTGATAGTGACTTGCATATTCTGGTAGATAGTGTCATGGCACATTATAACGAGTTATTTAGGTTAAAGAGCTTAGGTACAAAGGCTGATGTATTACACATACATAATGGGATGTGGAAGACACCTGTGGAAAGATGTTTTATGTGGCTTGGTGGATTCCGTTCATCCGAACTTCTCAAG ATCATCAAGAACCACCTTGAGCCATTAACAGATCAGCAGTTGATGGGAATTTATAATCTGCAACAGTCTTCCCAGCAGGCTGAGGATGCTTTATCTCAAGGCTTGGAAGCATTGCAACAATCTCTTGTAGAAACACTTTCCTCCATCTCCCTAGGACCCACTGATAGTGGAAATGTAGTTGATTACATGGGCCAAATGGCACTTGCAATGGGCAAGCTTGCTGATCTGGAGAGTTTTGTTCGTCAG GCTGACCTCTTGAAGCAACAAACTCTTCAACAGTTGCAACGAATTTTGACAACGCGTCAAACTGCCCGAGCCCTCCTTGTCCAAACTGATTACATTTCTAGACTAAGAGCGCTTAGTTCGTTATGGTTGGCGCGCCCTAGAGAGTAG
- the LOC114413520 gene encoding transcription factor TGA2.2-like isoform X2, translating into MPFSSQRHSRIFLPSHTSLFLFSLMKNMQGFKTAQPSSQQLYCHSSFLLRGNDPNQNPARFSDLGEHHHFSAVFHQEDAADLSSSSMFSVKSSNVVGGSNMQYGTLNTNVGHAEIGSSGGGCMDTRQQLMYHKGVTMAALPLGNGQVENWADSGKADNSQQTDDTSTDIDTDDIIPTLRRLAQNREAARKSRLRKKAYVQQLESSRVKLVQLEQELQRARQQGIFIATPGDQGHLAVGNGALAFDIDYAHWVDEHQRLLNDLRTAVNSQMSDSDLHILVDSVMAHYNELFRLKSLGTKADVLHIHNGMWKTPVERCFMWLGGFRSSELLKIIKNHLEPLTDQQLMGIYNLQQSSQQAEDALSQGLEALQQSLVETLSSISLGPTDSGNVVDYMGQMALAMGKLADLESFVRQADLLKQQTLQQLQRILTTRQTARALLVQTDYISRLRALSSLWLARPRE; encoded by the exons ATGCCATTCTCTTCTCAAAGACACAGCAGGATCTTCCTACCTTCTCACACTTCCTTGTTCTTGTTCTC TTTGATGAAAAATATGCAAGGCTTCAAGACAGCACAGCCAAGTTCACAACAACTCTATTGTCACTCTTCCTTCTTGCTTAG GGGAAATGACCCCAACCAAAACCCAGCGCGGTTCTCTGATCTTGGGGAGCATCACCATTTCTCTGCTGTTTTTCATCAAGAAGATGCTGCTGATTTAAGTTCAA GTTCTATGTTTAGTGTGAAGTCAAGCAATGTTGTTGGGGGCAGTAACATGCAGTATGGGACGCTGAACACG AATGTTGGGCATGCAGAGATTGGTTCAAGTGGGGGAGGGTGCATGGATACAAGACAGCAACTGATGTACCACAAAGGAGTGACTATGGCAGCCTTGCCTTTGGGGAATGGTCAAGTTGAGAATTGGGCTGATTCAGGCAAAGCAGATAATAGCCAACAGACTGATGATACATCCACAGATATTGATACTGATGATATAATCCCA ACCCTTCGTAGACTGGCTCAGAATCGGGAGGCTGCAAGGAAAAGTCGATTAAGGAAAAAG GCGTATGTACAACAGTTGGAGAGCAGCCGAGTAAAGCTTGTGCAATTAGAGCAAGAGCTTCAACGAGCACGTCAGCAG GGTATATTTATTGCGACTCCAGGGGATCAAGGTCATTTGGCTGTTGGAAATG GTGCCTTAGCATTTGACATAGACTATGCTCACTGGGTTGATGAGCATCAACGTCTTCTCAATGATCTAAGAACAGCAGTAAATTCTCAAATGAGTGATAGTGACTTGCATATTCTGGTAGATAGTGTCATGGCACATTATAACGAGTTATTTAGGTTAAAGAGCTTAGGTACAAAGGCTGATGTATTACACATACATAATGGGATGTGGAAGACACCTGTGGAAAGATGTTTTATGTGGCTTGGTGGATTCCGTTCATCCGAACTTCTCAAG ATCATCAAGAACCACCTTGAGCCATTAACAGATCAGCAGTTGATGGGAATTTATAATCTGCAACAGTCTTCCCAGCAGGCTGAGGATGCTTTATCTCAAGGCTTGGAAGCATTGCAACAATCTCTTGTAGAAACACTTTCCTCCATCTCCCTAGGACCCACTGATAGTGGAAATGTAGTTGATTACATGGGCCAAATGGCACTTGCAATGGGCAAGCTTGCTGATCTGGAGAGTTTTGTTCGTCAG GCTGACCTCTTGAAGCAACAAACTCTTCAACAGTTGCAACGAATTTTGACAACGCGTCAAACTGCCCGAGCCCTCCTTGTCCAAACTGATTACATTTCTAGACTAAGAGCGCTTAGTTCGTTATGGTTGGCGCGCCCTAGAGAGTAG